Proteins co-encoded in one Kribbella qitaiheensis genomic window:
- a CDS encoding 2-aminoethylphosphonate ABC transporter permease subunit, whose product MAAEVLNLPVSNQRRSAQKAWSRSIWLLPPLLLLAGLVVYPLVLVAGQSFAGGFVTWRAVIGSAEFRDALVRTVQIAVSATIGCLIVGTFLAVVISFVPFPGARIVSGLVDAMLALPSFLVALSFTFIYGTAGILGAISGGFLTSPWAVILAEITFYTPFVMRPLLGAMGQIPRVQLDVAASLGGGPWRVLRTVVLPEVRPAMAAGGSLTLLLTLNEFGIVLFLGARGTTTLPMLVHTKGIVMFDYPSACVIAVVQILLSIGLYVALRAGLARLGDHRVALD is encoded by the coding sequence ATGGCCGCCGAGGTACTGAACTTGCCTGTCAGCAACCAGAGGCGATCGGCCCAAAAAGCTTGGAGCCGGTCCATCTGGTTGCTGCCTCCGCTGTTGCTGCTGGCCGGACTGGTGGTCTATCCGCTGGTGCTCGTCGCCGGTCAGTCGTTCGCCGGCGGGTTCGTAACCTGGCGGGCGGTGATCGGGTCGGCCGAGTTCCGCGACGCGTTGGTGCGGACGGTCCAGATCGCGGTCTCGGCGACGATCGGCTGCCTGATCGTCGGCACCTTCCTGGCGGTCGTGATCAGCTTCGTGCCGTTCCCGGGCGCGCGGATCGTGTCCGGCCTGGTCGACGCGATGCTGGCGCTGCCATCGTTCCTGGTGGCGTTGTCGTTCACCTTCATCTACGGAACCGCCGGGATTCTCGGCGCGATCAGCGGCGGGTTCCTGACCTCGCCGTGGGCAGTGATCCTGGCCGAGATCACCTTCTACACGCCGTTCGTGATGCGGCCGTTGCTCGGGGCGATGGGCCAGATCCCGCGGGTGCAGTTGGACGTAGCGGCCAGTCTGGGTGGCGGTCCTTGGCGCGTACTGCGAACTGTCGTACTCCCGGAGGTGCGCCCGGCAATGGCTGCTGGAGGCAGCTTGACACTCCTGCTCACGCTGAACGAATTCGGCATCGTGCTGTTCCTCGGCGCGCGTGGCACGACCACCTTGCCGATGCTCGTCCACACCAAGGGCATCGTGATGTTCGACTACCCGAGCGCTTGCGTGATCGCGGTCGTCCAGATCCTGCTGTCGATCGGCCTGTACGTCGCGTTGCGGGCGGGCCTGGCCCGGTTGGGAGATCACCGTGTTGCTCTGGACTAG
- a CDS encoding 2-aminoethylphosphonate ABC transporter substrate-binding protein, whose amino-acid sequence MKIIKPLLAGVLISVLAACGGTGAASTTDSKTTIVTVYTADGLADWYKARFDKFTQQTGMKVQIVEAGSGEVVSRLQKEKSNPQADVVVTLPPFIQKASADKLLQPYAVPGSDQVKGLKGPDYVAVVDNYLSFIVNPKAGRPKSFDDLLDAKFKGKIQYSTPGQAGDGTAVLLLLQHLLGKQGALDYLAKLEKNNVGPSASTGKLQPKVSKAEIWVANGDVQMNLASIKNDKSAFALLFPAGPDGKQTTLDLPYVMGLGAGAPNSEGGRKLMDYLLSPEAQETASSDSFGLPARSDVKPADANFQAVEQAMTGVEVYQPDWTAVLNDLDADVAAYTKAVSG is encoded by the coding sequence GTGAAGATCATCAAGCCCCTGCTCGCCGGAGTCCTGATCAGCGTGCTCGCCGCTTGCGGTGGTACCGGCGCGGCGTCGACCACCGATAGCAAGACCACGATCGTGACCGTCTACACCGCCGATGGGCTGGCCGATTGGTACAAGGCCCGCTTCGACAAGTTCACCCAGCAGACCGGGATGAAGGTCCAGATCGTCGAGGCCGGTTCCGGCGAGGTGGTCTCCCGGCTGCAGAAGGAGAAGTCGAACCCGCAGGCCGACGTGGTCGTGACCCTGCCGCCGTTCATCCAGAAGGCCTCGGCGGACAAGCTGCTGCAGCCGTACGCCGTACCGGGCAGCGACCAGGTGAAAGGTTTGAAGGGCCCGGACTACGTCGCCGTGGTCGACAACTATCTGAGCTTCATCGTGAACCCCAAGGCCGGTCGGCCGAAGTCGTTCGACGACCTGCTCGACGCGAAGTTCAAGGGCAAGATCCAGTACTCGACCCCGGGCCAGGCAGGCGACGGTACGGCGGTACTGCTGCTGTTGCAGCACCTGCTCGGCAAGCAGGGTGCCCTCGACTACCTCGCCAAGCTGGAGAAGAACAACGTCGGCCCGTCCGCCTCGACCGGCAAGCTGCAGCCGAAGGTGAGCAAGGCCGAGATCTGGGTCGCGAACGGCGACGTCCAGATGAACCTGGCCTCGATCAAGAACGACAAGTCCGCGTTCGCCCTGCTCTTCCCGGCCGGCCCGGACGGCAAGCAGACGACCCTCGACCTCCCGTACGTGATGGGCCTCGGCGCGGGTGCGCCGAACAGCGAGGGCGGCAGGAAGTTGATGGACTACCTGCTCTCGCCCGAGGCGCAGGAGACGGCTTCGAGTGACTCCTTCGGCCTTCCCGCCCGCTCCGACGTCAAGCCGGCCGATGCGAACTTCCAGGCCGTCGAGCAGGCGATGACCGGCGTCGAGGTCTACCAGCCGGACTGGACCGCGGTACTGAACGACCTCGACGCGGACGTCGCGGCGTACACCAAGGCCGTGTCGGGATGA
- a CDS encoding SRPBCC family protein yields the protein MSTDVRIERVLPATISRVYDAWSRPELLTQWYCPNPAHDLKVEADVRVGGGYVVTMGPHVVRGNYLEVEPPRLLAFTWKWDGSEDEISEVRVELSEVDGGTHLLLSHTALSNAEDAAGHLQGWELQLTRLTDLISQQPAPATDPA from the coding sequence ATGAGCACTGACGTCCGGATCGAAAGGGTGCTGCCGGCAACGATCAGTCGCGTGTACGACGCCTGGTCGCGACCGGAACTGCTGACCCAGTGGTACTGCCCGAATCCCGCGCACGACCTCAAGGTGGAGGCGGACGTGCGCGTCGGCGGCGGGTATGTCGTGACGATGGGCCCGCATGTTGTCCGTGGCAACTATTTGGAGGTGGAGCCGCCGCGCCTGCTCGCCTTCACCTGGAAGTGGGACGGCAGCGAGGACGAGATCTCAGAGGTCCGCGTCGAGCTGTCCGAGGTCGACGGCGGTACCCACCTACTGCTCAGCCACACCGCGCTGAGCAACGCCGAAGACGCGGCCGGTCACCTGCAGGGCTGGGAGCTCCAACTGACCCGCCTGACCGATCTCATCTCTCAGCAGCCCGCCCCCGCAACCGATCCAGCGTGA
- a CDS encoding class I SAM-dependent methyltransferase, whose product MVDALFGDWRLVGVYDALEPERGDLEAYVGMVGEFGARSVLDVGCGTGCLASLLVGLGVEVVGVDPAEASLEVARGKPGGERVRWVQGDAAGLPPLQVELAVMTGNVAQVFLSDEEWMATLYCVRAALAPGGRFVFETRDPARQAWVGWNREATYKRVDVPGVGVIENWTDLLEVNEPFVKFRGTYVFESDGATLTSESTLRFRTRAEVEESLEAAGFRTAEVRDAADRPGLEFVFVAEVA is encoded by the coding sequence ATGGTTGATGCGTTGTTTGGGGATTGGCGGTTGGTGGGGGTTTATGACGCGTTGGAGCCGGAGCGGGGGGATCTGGAGGCGTACGTGGGGATGGTGGGGGAGTTCGGGGCTCGGTCGGTGCTGGATGTGGGGTGTGGGACGGGGTGCTTGGCGAGTTTGCTGGTAGGGCTCGGGGTTGAGGTGGTGGGGGTGGATCCGGCCGAGGCTTCGTTGGAGGTGGCGCGGGGGAAACCTGGTGGCGAGCGGGTGCGGTGGGTTCAGGGGGATGCGGCTGGGTTGCCGCCGCTGCAGGTGGAGTTGGCGGTGATGACTGGGAACGTGGCGCAGGTGTTTCTCAGTGATGAGGAGTGGATGGCGACGCTGTACTGCGTACGGGCTGCGCTTGCGCCTGGTGGGCGGTTTGTGTTTGAGACAAGGGATCCGGCGCGGCAGGCGTGGGTGGGGTGGAATCGCGAGGCGACGTACAAGCGCGTGGATGTGCCGGGAGTCGGTGTGATCGAGAACTGGACCGACCTGCTTGAGGTGAACGAGCCGTTCGTGAAGTTCCGTGGGACCTACGTCTTCGAGTCCGATGGCGCCACGCTCACGTCGGAGTCGACGCTGCGCTTCCGAACTCGGGCCGAGGTTGAGGAGAGTCTGGAGGCGGCGGGCTTCCGCACGGCCGAGGTACGAGATGCGGCTGATCGGCCGGGGCTCGAGTTCGTTTTCGTTGCGGAGGTTGCCTGA
- the ychF gene encoding redox-regulated ATPase YchF yields MALTIGIVGLPNAGKSTLFNALTKNNVLAANYPFATIEPNVGVVGVPDARLGKLAEIFGSAKILPATVQFVDIAGIVRGASVGEGLGNKFLSHIRESEAICQVTRVFRDDDVTHVDGKVSPADDISTIQTELILADLQTVEKAIPRLEKEARLKKESVAVLEAVREAQKHLEAGTPIIATNVDRLAIRELMLMTAKPYLFVFNCDADELADEPLKQQMRELVAPAEAIFLDAKFEAELVELGDEDEAREMLTEMGVEEPGLDTLARVGFETLGLQTYLTAGPKESRAWTIKVGATAPEAAGVIHTDFQRGFIKAEIVSFEDLISAGSMAAAKSAGKVRIEGKDYIMSDGDVVEFRFNV; encoded by the coding sequence GTGGCACTCACCATCGGAATCGTCGGGCTCCCCAACGCGGGCAAGTCCACGCTCTTCAACGCGCTGACCAAGAACAATGTGCTCGCGGCGAACTACCCGTTCGCGACGATCGAGCCCAACGTGGGTGTGGTCGGCGTGCCGGACGCGCGGCTCGGCAAGCTGGCCGAGATCTTCGGCTCGGCCAAGATCCTGCCGGCCACGGTGCAGTTCGTCGACATCGCCGGCATCGTCCGCGGCGCCTCCGTGGGTGAGGGGCTGGGCAACAAGTTCCTCAGCCATATCCGGGAGTCCGAGGCGATCTGTCAGGTCACCCGGGTGTTCCGCGACGACGACGTCACCCACGTCGACGGCAAGGTCTCACCGGCCGACGACATCTCCACCATCCAGACCGAGCTGATCCTGGCCGACCTGCAGACCGTCGAGAAGGCGATCCCGCGGCTGGAGAAGGAAGCCCGGCTGAAGAAGGAGAGCGTCGCGGTTCTCGAAGCGGTCCGCGAGGCGCAGAAGCACCTCGAGGCCGGTACGCCGATCATCGCCACCAACGTGGACCGGCTCGCGATCCGCGAACTGATGCTGATGACCGCCAAGCCGTACCTGTTCGTCTTCAACTGCGACGCCGACGAGCTCGCCGACGAACCGTTGAAGCAGCAGATGCGTGAGCTGGTCGCGCCGGCCGAGGCGATCTTCCTGGACGCCAAGTTCGAGGCCGAACTGGTCGAACTCGGCGACGAGGACGAGGCCCGCGAGATGCTCACCGAGATGGGCGTCGAGGAGCCCGGCCTGGACACCCTGGCCCGCGTCGGCTTCGAAACCCTCGGCCTGCAGACCTACCTCACCGCCGGCCCGAAGGAATCCCGCGCCTGGACCATCAAGGTCGGCGCCACCGCCCCCGAGGCGGCCGGGGTCATCCACACCGACTTCCAACGCGGCTTCATCAAGGCAGAAATAGTCTCCTTCGAAGACCTCATCTCGGCCGGCTCCATGGCCGCGGCCAAATCCGCCGGCAAGGTCCGCATCGAAGGCAAGGACTACATAATGTCCGACGGCGACGTAGTCGAATTCCGCTTCAACGTCTGA
- a CDS encoding GntR family transcriptional regulator, whose amino-acid sequence MTVPLHFAVKTRLMELLDRLGEGAALPPERTLAKEFEVSRWTMRQAIRELTADGRLRARQGQGTFVATPKLIQPLALVSYTEALRAQGQVPGREVVRFDEVVADAVLAEKLGIAEGAPAYELERILFADEQPIGLETTYLAVSRFPTLREVLLPTGSLYRCLTDDLGVRFGEGEEIVETVMATPREAELLKATQSLPMLLLHRTSRDTDGKPIEAVRSLYRGDRVGFRATLRP is encoded by the coding sequence GTGACTGTTCCTCTGCACTTCGCCGTCAAGACCCGGTTGATGGAGTTGCTCGACCGGCTCGGTGAGGGTGCGGCGTTGCCGCCGGAGCGGACGCTGGCGAAAGAGTTCGAGGTCTCGCGCTGGACGATGCGGCAGGCGATCCGTGAGTTGACCGCCGACGGGCGGCTGCGGGCGCGGCAGGGGCAGGGCACCTTCGTGGCGACGCCGAAGTTGATCCAGCCGCTGGCGCTGGTCAGTTATACCGAGGCGCTGCGGGCGCAGGGGCAGGTGCCGGGGCGCGAGGTGGTTCGCTTCGACGAGGTCGTGGCGGATGCGGTGCTGGCGGAGAAGTTGGGGATCGCCGAGGGGGCGCCGGCGTACGAGCTGGAGCGGATCCTGTTCGCCGATGAGCAGCCGATCGGGTTGGAGACCACGTATTTGGCGGTATCCCGGTTCCCGACCCTGCGTGAGGTGCTGTTGCCGACGGGGTCGCTGTATCGCTGCCTGACCGATGATCTGGGCGTCCGGTTCGGGGAGGGTGAGGAGATTGTGGAGACGGTGATGGCGACTCCGCGCGAAGCCGAGCTGCTGAAGGCGACCCAGTCGTTGCCGATGCTTCTGCTGCATCGGACCAGCCGCGACACCGACGGCAAGCCGATCGAGGCGGTCCGCTCGCTCTACCGAGGCGACCGCGTCGGCTTCCGTGCCACGCTGCGCCCCTGA
- a CDS encoding LysE family translocator, whose translation MLVSTEAFVGIALIELGLVIVPGPNMIYLVSRSVTQGRRAGLTSLAGVGVGFLAYLLAATAGLATLFALVPEIYVTLKLAGAAYLLWLAWNALRPGGSSAFTPHDLTPDRPRKLFGMGLLTCLLNPKIAILYISLLPQFVDPTRGHIGTQSLLLGLTQLAVGVLMNAIFVITAGSVATLFTRHPKWSKIHRYITGTALAVFAVKLATDRTQPLAAP comes from the coding sequence GTGCTCGTCAGCACCGAGGCATTCGTGGGGATCGCACTGATCGAGCTCGGCCTGGTGATCGTGCCCGGTCCGAACATGATCTACCTCGTCTCCCGTTCGGTCACCCAGGGCCGCCGCGCGGGCCTGACCTCACTAGCCGGCGTGGGCGTCGGCTTCCTCGCCTACCTCCTCGCAGCCACCGCCGGTCTGGCCACCCTCTTCGCCCTGGTCCCCGAGATCTACGTAACCCTCAAGCTCGCAGGCGCGGCCTACCTGCTCTGGCTGGCCTGGAACGCCCTCCGCCCCGGCGGCAGCTCCGCCTTCACCCCCCACGACCTAACCCCGGACCGGCCCCGCAAACTCTTCGGCATGGGCCTCCTGACCTGCCTGCTCAACCCCAAAATCGCAATCCTCTACATCTCCCTGCTCCCCCAGTTCGTCGACCCGACCCGCGGCCACATCGGCACCCAAAGCCTCCTCCTGGGCCTCACGCAACTAGCCGTAGGCGTCCTCATGAACGCCATCTTCGTAATAACCGCCGGCTCAGTAGCCACCCTCTTCACCCGCCACCCCAAGTGGTCCAAGATCCACCGCTACATCACCGGCACAGCCCTAGCCGTCTTCGCCGTAAAACTGGCTACGGATCGCACCCAACCCCTCGCAGCCCCGTAG
- a CDS encoding TIGR03364 family FAD-dependent oxidoreductase, which produces MRVVVVGGGVLGTFHAWEGVRRGHQVVQIERELGSRGASVRNFGLVWVSGRADGAEIATALRARELWARVSGIGFRSNGSLTVCRTDVELAVAKEAAGREDAVEREFELLDAEETRRRNPALKGDLLGALWCGRDAIVEPREVLKQLRNELEKSGRYEFKSGREIRDVSNQKLRDDHGETHEADVIMLCTGAWHGGLIRELAGELPVRRVRLQMMQTAPLEQQLTTAVADADSFRYYPAYEGPALDALKETPQAGVAQSNAMQLLMVQRAHGGLTIGDTHEYAEPFGFDVQSEPYDYLREAVESLLGQKMPQIVRRWAGVYSQSITPGEVVVRREPSPNVHLITGPGGRGMTMSPAIAETTYSEAGL; this is translated from the coding sequence GTGCGGGTTGTGGTGGTGGGTGGCGGGGTGTTGGGGACGTTTCACGCCTGGGAGGGGGTGAGGCGTGGGCATCAGGTGGTGCAGATCGAGCGGGAGTTGGGGAGTCGAGGGGCCAGTGTTCGGAACTTTGGGCTGGTCTGGGTCAGTGGGCGCGCTGATGGGGCGGAGATCGCGACTGCTCTGCGGGCTCGCGAGTTGTGGGCGCGGGTGTCCGGGATCGGGTTTCGGTCGAACGGGTCGTTGACGGTTTGCCGGACCGACGTCGAGTTGGCCGTCGCGAAGGAGGCTGCTGGGCGTGAGGATGCGGTAGAGCGCGAGTTCGAGTTGCTTGACGCTGAGGAGACCCGGCGCCGCAACCCGGCGTTGAAGGGCGACCTTCTGGGGGCGCTCTGGTGCGGTCGTGACGCGATCGTTGAACCGCGCGAGGTGCTCAAGCAGCTCAGGAACGAGCTGGAGAAGTCCGGCCGGTACGAGTTCAAGAGCGGCCGGGAGATCCGCGACGTCAGCAACCAGAAGCTGAGGGACGACCACGGCGAGACCCATGAAGCCGACGTCATCATGCTCTGCACCGGCGCCTGGCACGGCGGCCTGATCCGCGAGCTCGCCGGCGAGCTGCCGGTCCGACGGGTACGGCTGCAGATGATGCAGACGGCACCGCTGGAGCAGCAGCTCACCACGGCAGTCGCCGACGCTGACAGCTTCCGCTACTACCCGGCGTACGAAGGTCCCGCGCTCGACGCGCTCAAGGAGACGCCGCAAGCAGGAGTTGCCCAGAGCAACGCGATGCAGCTGCTGATGGTGCAGCGCGCACACGGCGGACTCACGATCGGCGACACACACGAGTACGCCGAGCCGTTCGGATTCGACGTCCAGAGCGAACCGTACGACTACCTGCGCGAAGCAGTCGAATCCCTTCTCGGCCAGAAGATGCCGCAGATCGTACGCCGCTGGGCAGGCGTCTACTCCCAGTCGATCACGCCAGGCGAGGTCGTCGTACGCCGTGAGCCGTCCCCCAACGTGCACCTGATCACCGGACCAGGCGGACGCGGCATGACCATGTCGCCGGCGATCGCCGAGACGACGTATTCGGAGGCAGGACTGTGA
- a CDS encoding CbrC family protein: protein MPYWTRSRTAHPGYFAWQGSHWLYHCGDGAAYLGWVGWEQIRDDAGAMQALLIEAREAGLDDSAAQEWISRLSIDGELTGYRFECLHCGVRLAHSDAS from the coding sequence GTGCCGTACTGGACGAGATCTCGCACCGCACACCCCGGCTACTTCGCCTGGCAGGGTTCGCACTGGCTTTATCACTGTGGCGATGGCGCCGCATACCTCGGTTGGGTGGGCTGGGAGCAGATCCGCGACGATGCCGGTGCAATGCAAGCCCTCCTGATCGAAGCCCGGGAGGCGGGGCTTGATGACTCTGCTGCTCAGGAATGGATCAGTCGCCTCTCGATTGACGGCGAGCTGACGGGTTACCGGTTCGAGTGCCTGCACTGCGGCGTGCGCCTCGCCCATTCAGACGCCAGCTGA
- a CDS encoding DUF5302 domain-containing protein, which produces MSDKPSEPAQDDLQKKFRDALAKKNANHESHPGTGPRHEGVGEAHNDKQKRQFRRKSGS; this is translated from the coding sequence ATGAGCGACAAGCCCAGCGAGCCGGCGCAGGACGATCTGCAGAAGAAGTTCCGCGACGCGCTCGCCAAGAAGAACGCGAACCACGAGTCGCACCCGGGCACCGGGCCGCGGCACGAGGGTGTCGGCGAGGCGCACAACGACAAGCAGAAGCGCCAGTTCCGGCGCAAGTCCGGCAGCTGA
- a CDS encoding phosphonatase-like hydrolase has protein sequence MIQLVVLDMAGTTVADDGLVEKAFTSAIGAQGIEPETRRYDEMLDHVRTTMGESKITVFRHLLGGDEAAAQQANKAFETAYGVLVDEGRCAPIPGAEDAIRAIKETGAKVCLTTGFAETTQQRILAALGWRGLADLTLCPAQAGRGRPYPDLVLKAVLELKADAVAAVAVAGDTAYDMTTGVRAGAGIVAGVLTGAHGNDQLVAAGATHVLASIRDLPGLLADRKLEK, from the coding sequence GTGATCCAACTCGTGGTGCTTGACATGGCCGGCACGACGGTCGCCGACGACGGCCTGGTCGAGAAGGCCTTCACCAGCGCTATCGGTGCCCAAGGCATCGAACCCGAAACGCGCAGGTACGACGAGATGCTCGACCATGTCCGCACCACCATGGGCGAGTCGAAGATCACCGTCTTCCGGCACCTGCTTGGTGGCGACGAAGCAGCGGCACAGCAGGCCAACAAGGCCTTCGAGACGGCGTACGGCGTACTTGTGGACGAAGGTCGTTGCGCGCCGATCCCTGGCGCCGAGGACGCGATCCGCGCGATCAAGGAGACCGGCGCGAAGGTCTGCCTGACCACGGGGTTCGCCGAGACCACCCAGCAGCGGATTCTCGCCGCTCTCGGTTGGCGGGGCCTCGCCGACCTCACCCTCTGTCCCGCGCAAGCGGGCCGGGGCCGACCGTATCCGGACCTGGTGCTCAAAGCCGTGCTGGAGCTGAAAGCCGATGCCGTGGCCGCTGTGGCAGTGGCCGGTGACACCGCCTACGACATGACCACAGGAGTCCGGGCTGGGGCCGGAATCGTCGCAGGAGTCCTTACCGGTGCCCATGGCAACGATCAACTCGTCGCCGCCGGCGCCACGCACGTACTCGCATCGATCCGGGATCTGCCCGGATTGCTCGCCGACCGAAAGCTGGAGAAGTGA
- a CDS encoding ABC transporter ATP-binding protein — translation MTVELEEVTVQFGRTVALEGLNLTVAAGETVALLGPSGSGKSTALKAIAGFVRPSRGRIRLAGVDVTDVPPARRGIGVVVQQYALFPHLRVADNVAFGLRAARKPRAEVSRRVAEMLEMVGMCMFARRFPRELSGGQQQRVAIARALAIQPQVLLLDEPLAALDAQLRADMLGELQKLRREVPDVAILYVTHDQSEALALADRIAVMRDARLVDIAPSADLYAAPPSAFTASFLGGANLLPVELAGGEVRLAGHPVLRTDVASGNQLLVIRPHAIKLGENGIPGRLVAAQWRGASSRLTCTIDGLPDVPVQVDVPASNRLPGVGAKVSLVLPAEACSLVAAEGR, via the coding sequence ATGACCGTCGAGCTCGAGGAGGTGACGGTTCAGTTCGGCCGGACGGTCGCGCTGGAAGGGCTGAATCTCACCGTCGCCGCCGGCGAGACGGTCGCCCTGCTCGGACCGTCCGGCTCGGGCAAATCCACCGCGCTGAAGGCGATCGCGGGCTTCGTCCGGCCGAGCCGCGGCCGGATCCGGCTGGCCGGCGTGGACGTCACCGACGTACCGCCGGCCAGGCGGGGGATCGGGGTCGTCGTCCAGCAGTACGCGCTCTTCCCGCATCTGCGCGTCGCGGACAACGTCGCCTTCGGACTGCGGGCGGCGCGCAAGCCGAGGGCCGAGGTGAGCCGCCGGGTCGCGGAGATGCTGGAGATGGTCGGCATGTGCATGTTCGCGCGGCGGTTCCCGCGCGAGCTGTCCGGTGGGCAGCAGCAGCGGGTGGCGATCGCCCGGGCGCTGGCGATCCAGCCACAGGTGCTGTTGCTCGACGAGCCACTCGCGGCACTCGACGCGCAACTCCGCGCAGACATGCTCGGCGAACTGCAGAAGCTGCGCCGCGAGGTGCCGGACGTGGCGATCCTCTACGTCACGCACGACCAGTCCGAGGCGCTCGCGCTCGCCGACCGGATCGCGGTGATGCGCGATGCTCGACTTGTCGACATTGCGCCGTCCGCCGACCTGTACGCCGCTCCGCCGTCCGCCTTCACCGCGTCCTTCCTGGGTGGCGCGAACCTGCTGCCCGTGGAGCTCGCCGGCGGCGAAGTCAGGCTCGCCGGGCATCCCGTACTGCGAACGGACGTTGCTAGCGGCAACCAGTTGCTGGTGATCCGGCCGCACGCCATCAAGCTGGGCGAGAACGGGATCCCAGGGCGGTTGGTGGCGGCGCAATGGCGGGGTGCCTCCAGCCGATTGACGTGCACGATCGACGGGCTCCCCGACGTACCGGTCCAGGTCGACGTACCCGCATCCAACCGGCTCCCCGGAGTAGGGGCGAAGGTCTCGCTGGTGCTGCCGGCCGAGGCGTGCAGCCTGGTCGCGGCGGAGGGTCGCTGA
- a CDS encoding ABC transporter permease: MLLWTRPGRILTWLAFAIVFGVLVLAPFVVVAAAAFSGTWNGVLPAAFTGEHLSEALSGDQLASLSVSLQTALLGGLLAVVFGTWAALASRSAPAPIARFADALHHLPIAVPSVVVGLSLLVAFSRQPVLLNGTKWIVVIAHLVLMIAFSYGTVAAALQRTDDAFAQVAASLGASPARVLWKVRLPMLLPAIVSAGSLSIALSMGEVGATIMVYPASWRTLPVSIFALTDRGQTFVAAAESLVLLAVTVVLVVTLDRLRGRAAER, translated from the coding sequence GTGTTGCTCTGGACTAGGCCTGGCCGGATCCTCACCTGGCTCGCGTTCGCCATCGTCTTCGGCGTACTTGTGCTCGCGCCCTTCGTCGTGGTCGCGGCGGCAGCCTTCTCGGGAACGTGGAACGGGGTGCTACCCGCCGCCTTCACCGGAGAACATCTGAGCGAGGCGTTGTCGGGAGACCAACTGGCAAGCTTGTCGGTCAGTCTGCAGACCGCGCTCCTCGGTGGTCTGCTCGCGGTCGTCTTCGGGACCTGGGCCGCACTGGCAAGCCGGTCGGCGCCCGCGCCGATCGCTCGCTTCGCCGACGCGTTGCACCACCTTCCGATCGCAGTACCGTCCGTCGTGGTGGGGTTGAGCCTCCTCGTCGCCTTCTCACGTCAGCCGGTGTTGCTGAACGGCACCAAGTGGATCGTGGTGATCGCGCACCTGGTGTTGATGATCGCCTTCAGCTACGGAACGGTCGCGGCAGCGCTGCAGCGGACCGACGACGCGTTCGCTCAAGTGGCGGCCTCGTTGGGGGCGTCGCCGGCCCGGGTGCTGTGGAAGGTTCGGCTGCCGATGCTGCTGCCCGCGATCGTTTCCGCGGGCAGCCTGTCGATCGCGTTGTCGATGGGCGAGGTCGGCGCGACGATCATGGTCTATCCCGCGTCGTGGCGGACCCTGCCGGTGAGCATCTTCGCCCTGACCGATCGCGGCCAGACCTTCGTGGCCGCGGCCGAATCACTCGTACTGCTGGCGGTCACCGTCGTACTCGTGGTCACGCTGGATCGGTTGCGGGGGCGGGCTGCTGAGAGATGA
- a CDS encoding ArsR/SmtB family transcription factor, whose translation MFSVLATTFAALGDGTRLAVVTRLSRGEATMGELAAPHQVSLPAMTKHVGVLVDAGLVSRRKVGRTVVCTLRPEAFSELQTWLGDLTEYWNTTIDRLEDLLRGSDDEH comes from the coding sequence ATGTTCTCCGTGTTGGCTACTACGTTCGCGGCGCTCGGGGACGGCACCCGACTGGCTGTGGTGACCCGGTTGAGTCGCGGGGAAGCGACGATGGGCGAGCTCGCGGCGCCACATCAGGTAAGCCTGCCGGCGATGACGAAGCACGTCGGAGTGCTGGTGGACGCCGGATTGGTGAGCCGCCGGAAGGTCGGGCGAACGGTGGTCTGCACCTTGCGGCCAGAGGCGTTCAGCGAGCTGCAGACCTGGCTCGGCGACCTGACGGAGTACTGGAACACGACCATCGACCGACTGGAAGACCTGTTGCGAGGGAGTGACGATGAGCACTGA